GTCTGCTCGGCGATGCGGCGCTCGTTCTCCACGATGTCGGCCGGAACCTCGTCGCGGGTCACGTACTTGGCCTTGAGTGCGGCGACCTGCATGGCGGCGGCGCGAGCGGCCGCGGCCGCGGCGTCGCCCTCACCGGTGTACTCGACCAGCACGCCGACGGCGGGCGGCAGATCCGAAGCACGCTTGTGCAGGTAGGTGGCGACCGGGCCGTCCAGCGAGATCACGCGGCGCAGCTCGAGCTTCTCGCCGATCTTCGCGGCGAGGGCCTGCACGGCCTCGTCAACGGTCTTGCCGTCCAGGTCCAGCGCCTTCAGCGACTCCAGGTCGGCGGGCTTCGCGGTCGCGGCCACGGCAACGACCTGCTCGGCCAGCTGCTGGAACTCCGCGTTCTTCGCGACGAAGTCGGTCTCGGAGTTGATCTCGACCATGACGCCGTCCTTGGCGACGACGAGGCCTTCGGCAGTGGTGCGCTCGGCGCGCTTGCCGACGTCCTTCGCGCCCTTGATACGCAGCAGCTCGACGGCCTTGTCGAAGTCACCGTCGGTCTCGGCCAGCGCGTTCTTGCAGTCCATCATGCCGGAGCCGGTCAGCTCCCGGAGCCGCTTCACATCGGCAGCGGTGTAGTTCGCCATTCTCGGCGAGCCTCCTTCGGAGAAGTGTGAGTACTGGGCAGCGGTGATCACGATGGCACTCGCTCGTGATCACCGCTGAAACAGTGTCCGATTTACGGCGTTCGCGGGCCCCTCCGTGGTTACGCAGGCTACCGCCTCCGGGACCATCGCTCACGCCGTGGTGGTTACGAGCCTCAGGCCTCGGCCGGGGTCTCAGCCGGGGTCTCGGCGGGAGTCTCGGCAGGGGCAGCGTCGGCGGCCGGGGCGGCCTGCGCGAGCAGCTCCTGCTCCCACTCGGCCAGCGGCTCACCCGCGCCCGCTTCCGGCTTGGCGTCGCCCGAGGAGAGGCCCGCACGCGCCTGCACGCCCTCGGCCACCGCGGAGGCGACGACCTTGGTCAGCAGGGCCGCGGAACGGATCGCGTCGTCGTTGCCCGGGATCGGGTAGTCGACCAGGTCGGGGTCGCAGTTGGTGTCCAGGATCGCGATGACCGGGATGTTCAGCTTGCGCGCCTCGCCGACGGCGATGTGCTCCTTGTTGGTGTCGACGACCCAGATGGCCGAGGGCACCTTCTGCATGTCGCGGATACCGCCCAGGGTGCGCTCCAGCTTGTTCATCTCACGCGTCAGCATGAGGATTTCCTTCTTGGTGCGACCCTCGAAGCCACCGGTCTGCTCCATGGCCTCGAGCTCCTTGAGGCGCTGCAGGCGCTTGTGCACGGTGGAGAAGTTGGTGAGCATGCCACCCAGCCAGCGCTGGTTCACATAGGGCATACCGACGCGAGTCGCCTCGGCCGCGATCGACTCCTGGGCCTGCTTCTTGGTGCCGACGAAGAGAACGGTGCCACCGTGGGCGACGGTCTCCTTGACGAACTCGTAGGCCTTGTCGATGTAGGTCAGCGTCTGCTGCAGGTCGATGATGTAGATGCCGTTGCGGTCGGTGAAGATGAACCGCTTCATCTTCGGGTTCCAACGCCGCGTCTGGTGTCCGAAGTGCGCGCCGCTGTCGAGCAGCTGCTTCATAGTTACGACAGCCATAGCTCCCGTATCTCTCTTTCCTTGCCGGTTGACGCAGCGAATCGGCGATCCGCTGCCCTGGCGCCACCGAATCGTCGGACCCAACCGCAAGGGTGGGGACCAGCCGGCGATTCCTTGTTCCGAAAACGCTGCCGCGAACTCGAGAAGTGTTGAGTTCGATTCGTACAGCGCCGTGACAAGCACGGTGGCGCGCGAAGTCGGTGTGTGCAGGCACAAACCGCTCACTCAGTCTACGGCTTCTCGGCACCCAGACCTAAATCAGACCGATCGGAAGCCTTTGACCAGCTGGAACAACGGATGTCCACAGGCGAGAATGTTATCCACATTCAGCGAATCGGGGTGTCGGAGACGCGGTCGCCGAACCAGGGTGGAGGCATGAACTCGAAGCCGATCTCCGCCCGTCCCAGACCATCCGCGCCCGTCCCGACGGCGGCAGATATCCCGCTCAGGCTCGAATGACTCCCGTTACCGCGGTCCGGACACGCCGACTTCTTTCCTCGATGCTGGGGCTGGGCCTCATTGCGGCTATCGCCACGGAGCCGATCGCGACCGCAGCCCCCGAGGGGCGATTCGGCTGGCCGCTGCAACCGCGCCCAACGGTAATGCGACGTTTCGACAAGCCTGCGCAGGACTGGCTACCAGGGCACCGCGGCGTCGATCTGACCGGAACCGAGGGACAGGCAGTGCTCGCCGCCGGTGACGGGATCGTCGTGTTCGCGGGAACGGTGGCCGACAAGCCGGTCGCGTCCATCGATCACGCAGGCGGGCTGCGCACAACCTACGAGCCGGTACGGGCCGAGGTGCCGGTGGGTAGGCGGGTGGCTCGCGGCACCCGAATCGGATCGCTGGAGGCCGGGCATCCGGGATGCGCAACGACGTGCCTGCACTGGGGCGCACGCGCCGAGGGCCACGGGCGCCGCAAGCGTGCATACCTGGATCCCCTGGGCCTTTTACACCTCACGCCCTTACGGCTCAAACCGGTTCGGCCGTCAGGGTTGTCCGCAACGGTCGCATCCCCGAATCGCCCGGCGGCAGGGGCAGCCGCTTCGCAGGGTGGGCGGTCGCTCTTCCCATGCGCGGCCATCGCAGCGAAGATCGCCATATGGAGCATGCGTCCGGCGAACCGCCGTTCACCTACCCGGAAGTCGGCGCGACCAGGGGTGCGCTGCCGGAGGGGTACCACCGGTTTCGGCTGCGCCGCCCGATCGGCCGTGGCCGTGCCCTGTTCGACCGCGCAGGTGCGGAGATTCTGGCCTACCGAATGCAGAAGGGCACCGGGATCTTTCAACACGCCGACACCCCGACCGCCGAACCCGGCACCACCATGACCGTGCGGCTGGGTGTCGGCCCGCTCGGGATCACTGCCCCTTGCCGGGTGGTGTACTTGCTCGACGAACCGAACCGGCGCGGGTTCGCGTACGGAACTTTGCCCGGGCATCCGGAGACCGGCGAGGAACTGTTCGCCGTCGAATACGATCCCACTGACGACACGGTGTACGGGCTGGTCACCGCGTTCTCGCGCAACGCGACCTGGTACGCACGTCTAGGCGGACCCGTGGTCAAGCTCCTCCAGCGTTTCGTCGCGGGCCGGTACCTCGCGGCATTGCCGACGTCGGTCTGACCATGGAAGCCGAGCAAGGAGAGCTCGCGGACACGGTCGTCA
The DNA window shown above is from Nocardia sp. NBC_01730 and carries:
- the tsf gene encoding translation elongation factor Ts, coding for MANYTAADVKRLRELTGSGMMDCKNALAETDGDFDKAVELLRIKGAKDVGKRAERTTAEGLVVAKDGVMVEINSETDFVAKNAEFQQLAEQVVAVAATAKPADLESLKALDLDGKTVDEAVQALAAKIGEKLELRRVISLDGPVATYLHKRASDLPPAVGVLVEYTGEGDAAAAAARAAAMQVAALKAKYVTRDEVPADIVENERRIAEQTAREEGKPEAALPKITEGRVNGFFKDVVLLEQPSVTDSKKTVKALLDEAGVTVTRFARFEVGAN
- the rpsB gene encoding 30S ribosomal protein S2, which produces MAVVTMKQLLDSGAHFGHQTRRWNPKMKRFIFTDRNGIYIIDLQQTLTYIDKAYEFVKETVAHGGTVLFVGTKKQAQESIAAEATRVGMPYVNQRWLGGMLTNFSTVHKRLQRLKELEAMEQTGGFEGRTKKEILMLTREMNKLERTLGGIRDMQKVPSAIWVVDTNKEHIAVGEARKLNIPVIAILDTNCDPDLVDYPIPGNDDAIRSAALLTKVVASAVAEGVQARAGLSSGDAKPEAGAGEPLAEWEQELLAQAAPAADAAPAETPAETPAETPAEA
- a CDS encoding DUF1990 family protein, whose protein sequence is MEHASGEPPFTYPEVGATRGALPEGYHRFRLRRPIGRGRALFDRAGAEILAYRMQKGTGIFQHADTPTAEPGTTMTVRLGVGPLGITAPCRVVYLLDEPNRRGFAYGTLPGHPETGEELFAVEYDPTDDTVYGLVTAFSRNATWYARLGGPVVKLLQRFVAGRYLAALPTSV